A single Rhodothermales bacterium DNA region contains:
- a CDS encoding O-antigen ligase family protein, with the protein MPNEVLVNTTRRIADPRWVVPRLGRLALAGGLSLGLLIIVFLVWSGPTLLPYLAGLMLAGALGWYWFQRPLLNLFTLIVSFIVIMGYEDGTQSSEVLWGLYYLAFLGHWFLTRGFLYQEGVIEGRMARVLLVFLILATASVGLTWLFGGSIRFYIGEWLSLSFFALYFPVREAVQRHRYGLTVVLAAMMLVITYVLLRNFVNYQQILIQANYAWQVTTGRTVVNASLLLIPLFGALLLYLHTKDTREKWFSAAVFAINLAGLVLSQTRGYWIAFAAASAVLMLVLPGRQRRQLISTGMISLIGLVGVAYLVLGDVFVLVATGILDRVLSIGSAATEDISLVNRWRETAVVMELVKQNPILGYGMGFQFGFWDLSYLPPFTHVTSFLHNAYVGLFFKFGLWGFLMVVYVWGAAMRSGVRSYRSSALPMRRRVFALAGFSVLAAYAVAAITSNPLYVNDSMFMIGCTMGVLGGIEAVRERGEVTQAAA; encoded by the coding sequence TTGCCCAACGAAGTTCTCGTCAACACAACGCGCCGCATCGCCGATCCGCGATGGGTGGTGCCACGACTCGGTCGGTTGGCACTGGCGGGGGGGCTGTCGCTGGGCCTGCTGATCATCGTTTTCCTCGTCTGGTCCGGCCCAACGCTCCTGCCCTACCTGGCGGGTCTGATGCTGGCTGGGGCGCTCGGGTGGTACTGGTTCCAGCGCCCGCTGCTGAACCTGTTCACGCTGATCGTCAGCTTCATCGTGATCATGGGGTACGAGGACGGCACCCAGTCGAGTGAGGTGTTGTGGGGTCTGTACTATCTGGCGTTCCTGGGCCACTGGTTTCTCACGAGGGGATTCCTGTACCAGGAGGGCGTGATCGAAGGGCGCATGGCGCGCGTCCTGCTGGTGTTTCTGATCCTAGCCACCGCTTCGGTCGGACTGACCTGGCTGTTCGGCGGCAGCATCCGATTTTATATCGGAGAGTGGCTGAGCCTGTCCTTTTTCGCCCTGTACTTCCCGGTTCGGGAGGCGGTGCAGCGACACCGGTACGGACTGACCGTCGTGCTCGCTGCGATGATGCTGGTGATCACCTATGTCCTGCTGCGCAACTTCGTCAATTACCAGCAGATCCTGATCCAGGCCAACTATGCCTGGCAGGTCACCACCGGTCGCACGGTTGTCAATGCGTCGTTGTTGCTGATCCCGCTGTTCGGGGCCCTGCTGCTCTATCTGCACACGAAGGACACGCGCGAAAAGTGGTTCTCGGCGGCCGTATTCGCCATCAACCTCGCCGGCCTCGTTCTGTCGCAGACCCGTGGCTACTGGATCGCGTTCGCTGCGGCCAGCGCGGTGTTGATGCTGGTCCTTCCGGGACGCCAGCGTCGGCAACTGATCTCAACCGGGATGATTTCGCTGATCGGTCTGGTCGGCGTAGCCTACCTCGTGCTTGGCGATGTCTTTGTGCTCGTGGCCACCGGCATCCTGGACCGGGTGCTTTCGATCGGGTCTGCGGCCACCGAAGACATCTCGCTGGTGAACCGATGGCGCGAAACAGCGGTCGTCATGGAGCTCGTGAAGCAGAATCCGATTCTCGGCTACGGGATGGGTTTCCAGTTCGGATTCTGGGACCTGAGCTACCTGCCGCCCTTCACCCACGTTACCTCCTTCCTGCACAACGCCTACGTGGGCCTGTTCTTCAAATTCGGCCTGTGGGGATTCCTCATGGTGGTGTACGTCTGGGGTGCAGCAATGCGGTCCGGCGTGCGCAGCTATCGCAGTTCGGCCCTTCCCATGCGGCGCCGCGTGTTTGCGCTGGCAGGCTTTTCGGTGCTCGCGGCCTACGCCGTGGCAGCCATCACATCGAACCCCCTGTACGTGAATGATTCCATGTTCATGATTGGATGCACGATGGGGGTTCTCGGAGGCATCGAGGCGGTGAGGGAGCGTGGTGAGGTCACGCAGGCTGCCGCATGA
- a CDS encoding glycosyltransferase family 4 protein — translation MSESVRTINLCALGDPRSPRTWSGTPAHITRELQEANRLQQAFDVEPGRLEKALLAGLSAPLFGRYDFQRHPLRRLRAAARCARATAASGSSHTIHMGSLTLPFRRAPQGQHHYLFCDATWNLWKAGATDMAHFHPRLVESAERLERQAYEQAAHVFPIAEYVREDLINHYGLAPEKVTAVGTGLGLVKPFHGEKDGTRKRILFTAKGRFFDKGGPLAVQAFRLAREQDPELELTLVGCEDGLQLPPTQGMTTLGFVPFEELQRLFETHHLFLLPATNEPWGLVYLEAMACGMPIVGLNRNSFPELSGGGRFGWAPPAETPEALAQTLLHAFADRARLYQMGRRARTRCLREYTWGGTVRTMIDVIDSQ, via the coding sequence ATGTCAGAAAGCGTTCGCACCATAAATCTCTGTGCCCTGGGGGATCCCAGAAGTCCGCGCACGTGGTCGGGTACTCCCGCCCACATCACTCGCGAGCTGCAGGAGGCGAACCGGCTCCAACAGGCCTTTGACGTCGAACCGGGGCGGTTGGAAAAAGCCCTGCTCGCCGGCCTCTCGGCGCCCCTTTTTGGCCGTTACGATTTTCAGCGCCACCCGCTCAGACGCCTCCGGGCCGCCGCGCGATGCGCTCGCGCGACCGCCGCTTCAGGAAGCAGTCACACCATCCACATGGGGTCGCTGACCCTCCCGTTCCGCCGGGCGCCGCAAGGTCAGCATCACTACCTGTTTTGCGATGCGACCTGGAATCTCTGGAAGGCGGGTGCCACAGACATGGCTCACTTCCATCCCCGCCTGGTTGAAAGCGCCGAGCGGCTTGAACGTCAGGCCTATGAGCAGGCCGCGCACGTTTTCCCCATCGCCGAGTACGTGCGCGAAGACCTGATCAACCACTACGGACTGGCACCGGAGAAGGTAACCGCGGTCGGCACAGGGCTTGGTCTGGTGAAGCCCTTTCACGGAGAGAAGGACGGCACCCGAAAGCGGATCCTGTTCACGGCGAAGGGCCGGTTTTTTGATAAGGGAGGGCCGCTCGCGGTTCAGGCGTTTCGGTTGGCACGCGAACAGGATCCAGAGCTCGAACTGACCCTGGTAGGGTGCGAGGATGGCCTCCAACTTCCGCCTACGCAGGGGATGACGACCCTTGGCTTCGTGCCGTTCGAGGAGCTGCAGCGCCTGTTCGAGACCCATCACCTTTTTCTGCTTCCCGCCACAAATGAGCCGTGGGGTCTCGTGTATCTCGAGGCCATGGCCTGCGGCATGCCCATCGTGGGACTAAACCGAAACAGCTTTCCCGAGTTGAGCGGTGGAGGCCGGTTCGGCTGGGCCCCTCCGGCAGAGACCCCGGAGGCGTTGGCCCAGACCCTGCTGCATGCCTTTGCCGATCGTGCTCGCCTGTACCAGATGGGCAGGCGCGCCCGAACACGATGCCTGCGGGAGTACACCTGGGGCGGCACCGTTCGCACCATGATCGACGTGATTGACAGTCAATGA